The following coding sequences lie in one Treponema socranskii subsp. buccale genomic window:
- the dnaB gene encoding replicative DNA helicase, with translation MLKDKVPPHNAEAEQAVLGALLLDWNAATDIVTILRADRFYSLQNQIIYQAMLSLLQQNIKGDTLTVINQLTKDGSLEKAGGAAYIADLTGKVPTSANIEYYADIVLDCAYRRDLIKIASEMHASSFDETHESVELIEEAEQKIFALSQRNETTKVRSINDVLAETIELIDKRYKSRNQFTGVPSGFSKLDTMTSGFQNSEFIVIGARPSIGKTALALSMMEYIAVDQQIPCGFFSLEMSYELIGQRLLSQVSRIPGNKLRSGFLQMQDFQRLQDAAGRCYNAPLFIIDTPNMKLLDIRAMARRLVANQGVKIIFIDYIGLIVTEDRSAPVFEQVAEISKSLKALARELAIPIVALSQVSRDAEGNEPTLAQIRGSGAVEQDADVVIFIHRDRKRDDPYEVQEAKLIVAKQRNGATGTVEMMFIPPCAKFENKADR, from the coding sequence ATGTTAAAAGATAAAGTTCCGCCGCACAATGCGGAAGCCGAACAGGCTGTCCTCGGCGCGCTGCTCCTCGATTGGAACGCCGCGACGGATATCGTGACGATTCTCCGCGCAGACCGCTTTTACTCGCTCCAAAATCAAATCATCTATCAGGCGATGCTGTCGCTTTTGCAGCAAAATATCAAAGGCGACACGCTCACCGTTATCAATCAGCTGACGAAAGACGGCAGCCTCGAAAAAGCGGGCGGGGCGGCTTACATCGCCGATTTGACGGGCAAAGTGCCGACGAGCGCAAATATCGAATACTACGCCGATATCGTCCTCGACTGCGCCTACCGCAGGGATCTCATCAAAATCGCATCGGAAATGCACGCCTCTTCGTTCGATGAAACGCACGAAAGCGTCGAGCTCATCGAAGAAGCCGAACAAAAGATATTCGCGCTTTCGCAGCGCAACGAAACGACGAAGGTCCGCAGCATAAACGATGTGCTCGCCGAGACGATCGAGCTTATCGACAAGCGATACAAGAGCCGCAATCAGTTTACCGGCGTTCCGTCGGGATTTTCCAAGCTCGACACGATGACAAGCGGTTTTCAAAATTCCGAATTCATCGTCATAGGCGCGCGCCCTTCCATCGGAAAGACCGCACTCGCGCTGTCGATGATGGAATACATCGCCGTCGATCAGCAGATCCCGTGCGGATTTTTTTCACTTGAAATGTCGTACGAACTCATCGGCCAGCGCCTGCTTTCGCAAGTGTCCCGTATCCCGGGCAATAAACTGCGCTCGGGCTTTTTGCAGATGCAGGATTTTCAGCGCCTCCAAGACGCGGCCGGCCGCTGCTATAATGCGCCGCTCTTTATCATCGACACGCCGAATATGAAGCTCCTCGATATCCGCGCGATGGCGCGCCGCCTCGTCGCCAATCAGGGCGTCAAAATCATCTTTATCGATTATATCGGACTTATCGTCACGGAAGACAGGAGTGCGCCCGTATTCGAACAGGTAGCCGAAATTTCAAAATCGCTGAAAGCGCTCGCGCGCGAACTTGCGATCCCGATCGTAGCGCTTTCGCAGGTGTCCCGCGATGCCGAAGGCAACGAGCCGACGCTTGCACAGATTCGCGGTTCGGGCGCAGTCGAACAGGACGCCGACGTCGTCATATTCATTCACCGAGACAGAAAGCGGGACGATCCGTACGAAGTGCAGGAAGCGAAGCTCATCGTCGCAAAACAGAGAAACGGCGCGACGGGCACCGTCGAAATGATGTTCATCCCGCCGTGTGCGAAATTCGAAAACAAAGCCGACCGTTGA
- a CDS encoding ABC transporter permease: MQSVSNDAASPFPPFSRRRRLQNRLKNYFTDPYNIIMLVSVAILCYLIVVPLVQMIGTTFTMAKTDLRRVRGAVEGQFTLYYWKRLLASDVSRNLFWIPLRNSLVIAVCTSALSILIGSLVAWLLVRTDLPGKRFFSLAVIVPYMLPSWCKSMAWLTVFRNETIGGAAGFLSYFGINAPDRLAYGPLPIVLVLSIHYYAYAYLLVSAALRSINSELEEMGEIVGASKGLMLRKITFPLVLPAILSSVILTFSKVMGTFGVPSFLGLKVGYYTISTSLYATVQSQKGTGFAISIMLILIASVNIFVNQKLIGSRKSYATIGGKGGRSTPLSLGSWKAPTVVVLSAFLAVAVILPLGILLYQTFMLQAGDYSFSNFTLHHWLGESDPAISDGLPGVFKSPQFWMFVKNTLLLVAWTAVIATICGQIIGYINSRGRHLKSGKLVEQLVFIPYLIPSIAFGAMYLAMFASPTRVSFFGHPLTLIPSLYGTFAVLVLVSIVKHLPFASRAGTSNMLQISTELEEAGQIAGANFLTRFFKIVFPLSKNGFMSGLMLILISIAKELDLIVILMTPTQATLPYMAYTYSTNGFQQPASAVAIVLFILVFLFYWIANKFFHADIAGGLGG, translated from the coding sequence ATGCAATCTGTTTCGAACGATGCCGCTTCTCCGTTTCCGCCTTTTTCCCGGCGGAGGCGGCTGCAAAATCGCCTGAAAAATTATTTTACCGATCCGTACAATATCATCATGCTCGTTTCCGTAGCGATTTTATGCTATCTCATCGTCGTCCCGCTTGTACAGATGATCGGTACGACCTTTACGATGGCGAAAACCGACCTCCGTCGCGTGCGCGGTGCGGTCGAAGGTCAGTTTACGCTGTACTATTGGAAGCGGCTTTTGGCAAGCGACGTTTCGCGCAATCTCTTTTGGATTCCGCTCCGCAATTCCCTTGTCATCGCCGTTTGTACGAGCGCTCTTTCGATTCTCATCGGCTCTCTTGTCGCGTGGCTTTTAGTGCGTACCGACTTGCCCGGAAAAAGATTTTTCTCTCTTGCGGTGATCGTGCCGTATATGCTGCCGTCGTGGTGCAAATCCATGGCTTGGCTCACCGTGTTCCGTAACGAAACGATAGGAGGGGCGGCGGGATTTTTAAGCTATTTCGGCATCAACGCTCCCGACCGGCTTGCCTACGGGCCGCTTCCGATCGTACTCGTGCTTTCCATACATTATTATGCCTATGCGTACCTCCTCGTCTCCGCAGCTCTCCGTTCGATCAATTCGGAACTCGAAGAGATGGGAGAGATCGTCGGCGCGTCGAAGGGGCTTATGCTCAGGAAGATCACTTTTCCGCTCGTGCTTCCGGCCATCCTTTCGAGCGTCATATTGACTTTTTCAAAAGTGATGGGCACTTTCGGCGTTCCGTCTTTTCTCGGTCTCAAAGTCGGCTACTATACGATTTCGACCTCGCTCTATGCGACCGTTCAATCGCAAAAAGGCACGGGCTTTGCGATCAGCATCATGCTCATCCTCATCGCGTCGGTAAATATCTTCGTCAATCAAAAGCTTATCGGTTCGCGGAAATCCTATGCGACGATCGGCGGAAAGGGCGGCCGATCGACGCCGCTTTCGCTCGGTTCGTGGAAAGCGCCGACGGTCGTTGTACTCTCCGCGTTTTTGGCCGTAGCCGTCATCCTGCCGCTCGGTATTTTGCTTTATCAAACCTTTATGCTCCAAGCCGGCGATTACAGCTTTTCGAATTTTACGCTGCATCACTGGCTCGGCGAAAGCGACCCCGCGATTTCCGACGGACTTCCCGGCGTCTTCAAATCGCCGCAGTTTTGGATGTTCGTTAAAAATACGCTCTTGCTTGTCGCGTGGACGGCCGTCATCGCGACGATCTGCGGACAGATCATCGGCTATATCAATTCACGCGGCAGGCATTTAAAAAGCGGAAAGCTCGTCGAACAGCTCGTGTTTATCCCGTACCTCATTCCGTCGATCGCTTTCGGTGCGATGTACCTTGCCATGTTCGCATCTCCGACCCGCGTTTCGTTTTTCGGACATCCGCTGACGCTCATTCCGTCGCTGTACGGTACCTTTGCCGTACTCGTTCTCGTTTCGATCGTAAAGCATTTGCCCTTCGCTTCCCGCGCGGGCACATCCAATATGCTCCAGATAAGCACGGAGCTCGAAGAAGCGGGGCAGATCGCGGGTGCGAATTTTTTGACACGCTTTTTCAAAATCGTGTTTCCTCTTTCCAAAAACGGTTTTATGAGCGGTCTCATGCTCATTTTGATAAGCATTGCAAAGGAGCTCGATTTAATCGTCATCCTCATGACGCCGACGCAGGCGACGCTGCCGTATATGGCGTACACCTATTCGACGAACGGCTTTCAACAGCCGGCGAGTGCCGTCGCAATCGTGCTTTTTATCCTCGTGTTTTTATTCTATTGGATTGCAAATAAATTTTTCCACGCCGATATTGCCGGCGGGCTCGGAGGCTAG
- the rpsF gene encoding 30S ribosomal protein S6: MRKYELMTVFPLDEEKSKKGADDVRSVLNEFGAEIEKEEPFGDRDLTYEIKKQKRGRFILFTMKLNPAKIIEINKQFRLNVNMLKYLFVKLDEKDAN, from the coding sequence ATGCGAAAATACGAACTGATGACCGTTTTCCCGCTCGACGAGGAAAAGTCAAAAAAAGGCGCTGACGATGTCCGAAGCGTTTTAAACGAATTCGGCGCCGAAATCGAAAAAGAAGAACCCTTCGGCGACCGCGATTTAACTTACGAAATCAAAAAACAAAAACGGGGACGCTTTATCCTGTTTACGATGAAACTCAACCCCGCAAAGATCATCGAAATCAACAAACAGTTCAGACTGAACGTAAACATGCTCAAGTACCTGTTTGTAAAACTCGATGAAAAAGACGCAAACTAG
- the rpsR gene encoding 30S ribosomal protein S18: MADELNNENTAAVSAEDKMNAAALDAAPVSDDDTEEKGAGKKGGKTYFRKKVCRFCANKTKIDYKNADSLRRYMTERGKILPRRITGTCAKHQRELAAAIKRARNICLLPYVAD, translated from the coding sequence ATGGCAGACGAATTGAATAACGAAAACACAGCCGCTGTTTCGGCTGAAGACAAGATGAACGCAGCCGCTCTCGATGCGGCTCCTGTGAGCGACGACGATACGGAAGAAAAAGGTGCGGGAAAAAAGGGCGGTAAAACCTATTTTCGCAAAAAAGTGTGCCGCTTTTGTGCAAACAAAACGAAGATCGACTACAAAAACGCGGACAGCCTGCGCCGTTATATGACCGAACGCGGCAAAATTCTTCCGCGGCGTATCACCGGTACCTGTGCAAAACACCAGAGAGAGCTTGCAGCTGCAATCAAACGCGCGCGCAATATCTGTCTTTTGCCCTACGTAGCCGACTGA
- a CDS encoding ankyrin repeat domain-containing protein has product MKLFCRILFVMLFFPLAASAADTYLKLMQTGTAKQIKRAFLFDADAPFHTIGKERNNLLITAIIYDRSEDVIRLLLKADIGADQKNREKRTAVSYACEYCTGKSRFGLILASGGASPKKIRSRLMSRDKSGRYAASYAEKNSESEIRNSVASYLTQSDIALIEQTTEGGVPLLAAAVNAYRPTGESSKAVKRKTEKTKKREVKQTENDDLSPDAETTVADSETDKNAAESAAEKTLEKSEENIPAAENAAEKTLEESEENIPVNENAEAELSEKKESGDEEKNAQKEADESEAVPLPPSSAPSSAVRPSASYGKMFLYDYADTSFDTEEEIAPSENELIIKNVNIHDENGVTPLMFAIKCASIDLTRTLLKNGADVNACDKEGWTPLMYAVRTQNDKRFAAVLIDAGASVRAKNAFGISSLLIAAEYSQNPDIVSLLLASYSATENDVAKAFIHAITSSNVPLHVQCEKIRRFIAKGVPLNVFYEGKTPLMYAASSASSTAVIAVLLESGALPFARTAEGLRAFDFAKKNQALEKDAVYRSLNTDN; this is encoded by the coding sequence ATGAAATTATTTTGTCGAATTCTTTTCGTCATGCTTTTTTTCCCGCTCGCCGCATCCGCAGCCGATACTTATTTAAAACTTATGCAAACCGGTACGGCAAAGCAAATCAAACGCGCCTTTTTATTCGACGCCGACGCTCCGTTTCATACGATCGGAAAAGAACGGAACAATCTTCTCATTACGGCAATCATATACGACCGGAGCGAAGATGTCATCCGCCTGCTGCTCAAAGCGGACATCGGAGCCGATCAAAAAAATCGGGAAAAGCGGACGGCCGTTTCATACGCGTGCGAATACTGTACCGGTAAAAGCAGATTCGGCCTCATACTCGCTTCGGGCGGCGCGTCCCCGAAAAAGATACGCTCCCGTCTTATGTCGCGCGACAAAAGCGGCCGCTATGCCGCATCGTATGCCGAAAAAAACAGCGAAAGCGAAATCCGTAATTCGGTAGCGTCGTATTTAACGCAAAGCGATATTGCGCTCATCGAGCAAACGACCGAAGGCGGCGTGCCGCTTCTTGCCGCGGCGGTAAACGCATATCGCCCGACGGGAGAAAGCTCAAAAGCCGTAAAGCGAAAGACCGAAAAGACAAAAAAGCGCGAAGTGAAACAAACCGAAAACGATGACCTGTCCCCGGACGCCGAAACGACCGTCGCGGATTCGGAAACCGATAAAAACGCAGCCGAAAGCGCAGCGGAAAAAACGCTCGAAAAAAGCGAAGAAAATATTCCCGCAGCCGAAAACGCCGCCGAAAAAACGCTTGAAGAAAGCGAAGAAAATATTCCCGTAAACGAAAACGCGGAAGCGGAGCTTTCCGAAAAAAAAGAATCGGGCGATGAAGAAAAAAACGCGCAAAAAGAAGCGGACGAATCCGAGGCCGTTCCGCTTCCTCCCTCTTCCGCCCCCTCATCCGCCGTGCGTCCGTCCGCATCCTACGGTAAAATGTTTTTATACGATTATGCGGACACATCTTTCGATACGGAAGAAGAAATCGCGCCTTCTGAAAACGAGCTCATTATTAAAAACGTCAACATACACGATGAAAACGGCGTTACGCCGCTCATGTTCGCGATAAAGTGCGCGAGTATCGATCTCACCCGCACGCTGCTCAAAAACGGTGCCGACGTCAATGCGTGCGATAAAGAAGGCTGGACGCCGCTCATGTATGCGGTGCGAACGCAAAACGATAAACGCTTTGCCGCCGTGCTTATCGATGCCGGTGCTTCCGTGCGCGCAAAGAATGCATTCGGCATATCTTCGCTTTTAATCGCGGCCGAATATTCGCAAAACCCCGATATCGTTTCGCTCCTTCTTGCATCGTATTCGGCGACCGAAAACGATGTCGCAAAAGCGTTTATCCATGCGATCACGTCTTCGAACGTACCGCTTCACGTTCAGTGCGAAAAAATCCGGCGTTTTATAGCAAAGGGTGTTCCGCTCAACGTTTTTTATGAAGGCAAAACGCCGCTCATGTATGCCGCATCTT
- the ssb gene encoding single-stranded DNA-binding protein, whose amino-acid sequence MTDMNHVFLIGRLTRDLGADERSFAYVGNGQMARANISIAVNRSKKEGEQWVDEVNYFDITIWGRTAENLKQYLLKGKQIAVDGYLKQDRWQKDGQNFSKVVVVANSVQLLGGKSEGGQASGGAPRFQPKAASETQGQYGGTAASPADDGFPEDIPF is encoded by the coding sequence ATGACGGACATGAATCACGTATTTTTAATCGGGCGCTTGACGAGAGACCTCGGCGCGGACGAACGCTCTTTTGCGTATGTCGGCAACGGTCAGATGGCGCGCGCAAATATCAGTATCGCCGTCAACAGAAGCAAAAAAGAAGGCGAGCAGTGGGTCGACGAAGTCAATTACTTTGACATAACGATTTGGGGACGGACTGCCGAAAATCTGAAACAGTATCTGCTCAAAGGAAAGCAGATCGCAGTTGACGGCTACTTGAAGCAGGACCGCTGGCAAAAGGACGGGCAGAACTTCAGCAAAGTCGTCGTCGTCGCGAATTCGGTACAGCTGCTCGGCGGAAAATCGGAGGGCGGACAAGCGTCCGGGGGTGCTCCGAGATTTCAACCGAAAGCGGCTTCCGAAACGCAGGGACAGTACGGCGGGACTGCCGCATCGCCGGCCGATGACGGATTCCCCGAAGATATTCCTTTTTAA
- a CDS encoding P83/100 family protein: protein MNNRFVFKIAAAFAYTVFFISALASQVNEPELKSVSDTVEFINYVGPHTRIDSLSAIKEIGSSSGRIIARSRSSYMTAGDSGKYYVVHAVDPKEKGKFDADILFIGKNAEVDHIVNLRRIISAYLSAAYNYSERDADTLAVFITVYNAVYRSNIDYFKSRYKNIVTKNLTEKNCGLSVRYDEWPGRSQIVIPLNDVNGGLSTVDTSAISDRRVVESMKEDDDRNIDSRKQMVDIKEREADNATEQAQSAQKRATEEQKKLDEEQKKNETAQREAEAAREKAEQNPSDKKAQSEAEKKERAADEQQKKTDEQAERTQRAKDEASEAQARADKKETEAQQERKEIAKDQQEIIERDAANARAGAVYGMQLTDERELLSGLVKVNSQTGEVIHASPVTFIRDRTYYPVGGGFIAIAGKNVGNGTVKLVILDPVNMEITKESDETVSESSVLARDGKDYYCIIRSGSDWVLAKYDETLKLLLKSKVPLMQSSPVSVSDSAIVVTGENGRIKLLAKSDLSELPPPQKK, encoded by the coding sequence ATGAACAATCGCTTTGTTTTTAAAATTGCTGCGGCTTTTGCGTACACCGTGTTTTTCATATCGGCGCTCGCATCTCAAGTAAATGAACCCGAATTGAAGAGCGTTTCCGACACTGTCGAATTTATCAACTACGTAGGGCCTCACACGCGGATCGATTCGCTTTCGGCGATCAAAGAGATCGGCTCGTCATCCGGCCGCATCATCGCCCGTTCGCGAAGCTCGTATATGACCGCAGGCGACAGCGGAAAGTATTATGTCGTTCACGCCGTCGACCCTAAGGAAAAAGGCAAGTTCGACGCCGATATTTTGTTTATCGGGAAAAACGCGGAGGTCGACCACATCGTCAATCTTCGGCGCATCATTTCAGCCTATCTTTCGGCGGCGTATAATTATTCCGAGCGGGACGCCGATACGCTCGCGGTTTTTATAACGGTGTACAACGCGGTCTACCGCTCCAATATCGATTATTTCAAATCGCGCTATAAAAATATCGTTACGAAAAATCTCACCGAAAAGAATTGCGGCCTTTCTGTTCGATACGACGAATGGCCCGGCCGAAGCCAAATCGTCATTCCGCTTAATGACGTAAACGGCGGCTTGAGCACGGTCGACACGTCGGCAATCAGCGACAGGCGGGTCGTCGAATCGATGAAAGAAGACGACGATCGAAACATCGACAGCCGCAAGCAGATGGTCGACATCAAAGAACGCGAAGCCGACAATGCGACAGAGCAGGCGCAGAGCGCACAAAAGCGCGCGACCGAGGAACAGAAAAAACTCGACGAAGAGCAAAAGAAAAACGAAACGGCGCAGCGGGAAGCCGAAGCGGCTCGTGAAAAAGCCGAGCAAAATCCGAGCGATAAAAAAGCGCAATCCGAAGCCGAAAAAAAAGAGCGTGCTGCGGACGAACAGCAAAAGAAAACCGACGAACAGGCGGAGCGCACACAGCGGGCAAAAGACGAAGCGTCCGAAGCGCAGGCTCGAGCCGACAAAAAAGAAACCGAAGCGCAGCAGGAGCGAAAGGAAATCGCAAAGGATCAGCAGGAGATCATCGAACGAGATGCCGCAAATGCGAGAGCGGGCGCCGTATACGGTATGCAGCTGACCGACGAGCGAGAGCTTCTTTCCGGTTTGGTTAAAGTCAATTCGCAGACGGGTGAAGTCATCCACGCCTCCCCCGTCACCTTTATCCGCGACAGAACGTATTACCCCGTAGGCGGCGGCTTTATCGCGATTGCCGGTAAAAACGTCGGAAACGGTACGGTAAAGCTCGTCATCCTCGATCCGGTCAATATGGAAATTACGAAGGAAAGCGATGAAACCGTTTCCGAAAGCTCCGTACTCGCCCGCGACGGTAAAGACTACTACTGCATTATCCGCAGCGGAAGCGATTGGGTGCTCGCAAAATACGATGAAACGCTGAAATTGCTTTTAAAATCGAAAGTGCCGCTTATGCAGAGTTCTCCCGTTTCCGTTTCCGACAGCGCGATCGTCGTGACGGGAGAAAACGGCAGAATCAAACTGCTTGCAAAAAGCGATCTTTCGGAGCTGCCGCCCCCGCAGAAAAAATAA
- the rplI gene encoding 50S ribosomal protein L9: MKVILNTDIKTLGEEGDVKNVADGYFRNFLRPRRLAVPYNAETVAFFESRKAEIEARKEQKRRDSASLKEKLEALHLEITMPAGRNGKLFGAVSAQVVSELLAKHGFEIERKRIEIPGVSIKSVGNYHFNVKLYESQTAQMIVSVKGEVSAEAKDAADDGKTKKAKAESADGNSANEGAEAAAREASENAVPSENTDGTAEHISADDAQSDNSEA; this comes from the coding sequence ATGAAAGTCATTTTAAACACGGACATTAAAACACTCGGAGAAGAAGGAGACGTCAAAAACGTTGCCGACGGATATTTCCGTAACTTTTTGCGGCCGAGAAGACTCGCCGTACCGTACAATGCGGAGACTGTCGCGTTCTTTGAAAGCCGTAAAGCCGAAATAGAAGCGCGCAAAGAGCAAAAGCGCAGGGATTCGGCGAGCCTCAAGGAAAAGCTCGAAGCGCTGCACTTGGAGATTACGATGCCGGCGGGCAGAAACGGCAAGCTTTTCGGCGCGGTTTCCGCCCAAGTCGTTTCCGAACTGCTTGCAAAGCACGGATTTGAAATCGAGCGCAAACGTATCGAAATCCCCGGCGTTTCGATCAAATCGGTCGGAAATTACCACTTCAACGTAAAACTCTACGAATCGCAGACCGCTCAAATGATCGTTTCGGTAAAGGGCGAAGTGAGCGCCGAAGCGAAAGATGCGGCCGACGACGGTAAAACGAAAAAAGCGAAAGCCGAAAGCGCCGACGGAAATTCCGCAAACGAAGGCGCGGAAGCGGCCGCACGGGAAGCTTCCGAAAACGCCGTTCCGTCGGAAAATACCGACGGCACCGCCGAACATATCTCTGCGGACGACGCGCAATCGGACAACTCCGAAGCCTGA